The genomic stretch GACGGTCATTGGCAGTTTCCTATAAAAGCCTATGGTGATTTGGTCCTGCCGGCCGGAGACTACGAAGCTGTAAAAATACTGCTGGGAGAGGCAAAAGGCAGCAACTGGTGGTGTGTGCTGTTTCCCCCCTTGTGTTTCATTGATATCAGTAACGCCACAGCGGCGAAATTGCCGGCTAACGGCCAGGAAAAACCCCAGACTCAGGCCGGAAACGGGAAGATTGAGTTTAAATCAAAAGTAATGGAATGGATCAGCGAAGCAAATTTCCGCTAGTAAAAAAGAGACACATATATCCTTTGTCCTTCATATTTAAAAGAAAGACTGTAAATACTATGCTTTCTGCATACCAAGGCATAGTATTTTTACTTTTGAGACAGTTTTTGGGACAGTTGGCGAGGGTGAGCATTGAAAAATATCTTAAATCATCCTTGACAGGAAAAGTATGGCAAGTTAAAATAAAAGATGTAGAAGGAAAAATAAAAGAATTAAATTCCATCTGTAAAATTGGATACGTATGCCCATTTTTTGGGGGGGATATGTTTGGAAACGGCTGAGCAGTTATTTGCGGATACTGTCAGGACTGGGAACCTGTGGCGATCAGATAACAAGAAGCCGCGCTGTTGGGTAGAGAGGCGAGATGAAGTGACAACAGATGAGGTTATACACCGTTTGGAAAAATCCGGGTTAAAGAAAATATCATCCAGAACATTGCGAAATTATGCAAATAACGGATTGTGCCCACGTGCTGATGTAAGGGGGCGTGGTCGCGGCAATGGTGCAGGTTCAGAATGGCCGGAGGAAACACCTTCACATTTTTATGCGTCATACAATATGCTCCATGGGAGGATAAACAGTACTTGGAAACTTGGTATTGAAGAGATAGCAAAAATTAAAGATGATGCTTTAATGGCGGTTAATACTGATGATTATCAAAATTTAGGGCTAAAATCTGAGGCGTGGTTAAGTTTAGTTAGTGATTTTTATAATGGTTCAATTGAAACTCCTGAGACTAGGCTTTTAGCGAGAATAGAAAGGGAAAAGATTGAACCTTGGATAAATGCCTTGGGCAATATGGCACCAGAAGCAAAGGAAGCATTCCATCAAATTGTAACCATGGAACCTGCTAAAAGAGATGAGCTATTCAAGGTGGTCGCAAAGGATTTGGCACGAATAAATAGGCTGGTCTAGTAAGGCCGGCCTTTCTATTGCACTCAAACAGAGTGCTTTTTTTATATTTAAAAATCGGTATGGGAGGAATAGAACATGGAGAAAAAAGTCTATCAGATCAAGGAAGTTTAGGAAGTAACAGGTCTTTCCCGTAATACTGTTATGGGCCTGATTAAGGAGGGGAGGATCAAAGCGATTAAAGCAGGGCAGCGGCGGTGGCTTGTACCTGGCTGGGCAATTGATGAATTCTTAAGGCAGGCGCAATAAGCAGATATGGGAGATGGTGTATATGCCGTGGATACAGGTACACGAGGATTTACTCTACAGTGTTAAATTGAGGCGACTTGCTAAGTTACTTGGTTGTGGTCGTGCCGAAGCAATTGGAATTCTTGTTTTCCTCTGGTTATTCGCTGTCTTTGCAGCAGATTTGAACGGCGAGATCAAATGCGTAGAACCAAAAGATTTTTATAAACCTGAGTTACAAAACCCGAAGTATACTGCCGATGAGGTAGTATCTGCATTAATCCAAACAGGATTCTTGGAATACGGCGATGAGCAGGACAGTTATATTATTCATGATTGGGCTGATTGGCAATATGTGTGGATTGCAGAAAAGCGCAAAAGGAGCGAAAACGCCGAGTACATGCGGAAATATCGAGAAAATCGGGCAATAGAGGCATGATTTATCCGCCCACTGTCCCGCCACTGTCCGCCCACTGTCCGACATAACCTAACCTAATCTTACCCTACCTTATCATAGCTTATAGAATTAAGAGAATATAGGAAGGGGGGCAGGGGTGAACCATTAACCAGACTTTCCAACAGATACATTTTCATAGCTGCTACTTAAAGCCGTTGAGAGGTATCCCAAAAATCTAAGCACCCGTTACATGATGCTCCTCCTTGCCTCATGTAACGGGGTGAGGTTTTCTCGATATTTTACTCACAGCATAGGTTTTTGTCTCAACGGTTTTTAAGTTGCAGCTATGCAATCAACAGATAGGAGGATTTGAAATGAAACAAGGAAACACAAGTAGCAACGCACAGGTTTTGATAAACCTTGCGGAGTCATTGGCTTTGGTGGAGTCACTGGAAGCAGATTTTTTGAATGCGCACAATGATTTGGGGAGCCATGTCCGGAAAGTAATTGATCGCATTTTGATGGAGAAGTCAAAGTATGATCAAAAGGTTCGCGCCCTTTCCGTTGAAAAATCCGAACTTATGAAGCAGATTAAAGATGAGCAGGAAAAAGCTTCAGATTTCATCCGTATTGGTTATAGGGGAAAGATTCCGGAACCCAATACAAAACCCCTTGAAAAACGACTAGAGGAAATCCGGGAAGAACAGGAGGCCATAACCAGAATGATGGATTCGCCCCGCCCTCTTCCAGACGAAGAGCGGGAATTTCACAGGCTTTACAGTATAGCCGAAGAGAAGCGGGCGCCGGCGAAACAGGCGGCTGAAGCCCTGTGCTCACAGGTTCAGGCGGCGGTAAAAATCATTAACGAACGTTTTATACCCGATGGTATAAGGTCGCGCACAGAGTTTAAATATAGGAACTTACTTTCCGCAACAAGTAGGTATTTTGCAGAAATGACAGGAGGATTTTAACGATGAAAAGAGTCAAGGAGAATTGCAGGTCAAACGCTGATGCCACCCGCTCTCGTATGGTTGAGCGGCATAACGCCACAACTAGAACTGATAGTCTTGGTGCAGATGAAGCCAGAGCCCGCATGATATCTCGTAGGAGTGGAGGCACGGAGAGCAAGCCTAAAAGTGCAAAGGAAGCGCGTGCGGACATGATTAGTAGACATGATGGCCAAGGTAGAAACTCGCATGATACAGTTGGCAAGATGATGGGGAATAGCATTTCAGAAGCCTATCGCAGAGAGTTTGCAGGAGAAAGCCAGGATGAAAACTTAGTAGCCGCTTGCATTCGTGACATTTACGGTCCCAATGCTGATTTTGAAGTTCGCAGAACCGGCGCAGGGTCAAATACTCTCAGAAAAGGTGGACAGGCAGAGCTTGCAAGAGATCGTATGATCAACAGGGGGCGGCACAGTGAATAAGCAGAACACCGCAGTATATAACGCCTTGCAATCCGCCTTTATGGAGGCGGCAGAGCTTGATGCCTTTATAAAGAATTCGGCTCTTAAAGACACCGTGCACCCGTGTTGACCATGTGACGGAAGCACTGGTGAAGACGCCGGAATATATGGCCTTCACCTCATGCGTGGAGGTCCTGACTTTGATCTTGCAGGATGACAGGAAGTAGCTAAGGCACTGATCAGGGGAGGCTGGCCGTTATGAGCAGAAACCGCAGGGAAGACACCATTTTACAAGCTCTTATTACTCATCGAACTATCCGGGAGGCAGCACAGGCGGCCAGAGTGACCGAGCGGACAATATACGATTATCTGAGCAATCCCGCATTTAAGGCCCGGTATCAAGCCGTCAGTGACGATGTTGTAAGGGGAGCCGCCAATAACTTACGCGATAGGATGAGCGGAGCTGTTGACGTTATTGCAGGCGTGATGGATGATGCCGAGGCCCGGCCACAAGACCGGCTGACTGCTGCCAAAGCTATCCTTGACTATGGAGCGAAGTATACGGAAATGCGGGATATTCTGGAACGAATGCAGATATTGGAAGATGCGGTAAGCAAGATTGAAAAATAGAATTTGCAGACTTTTTCATGATTTTTCATGTTCTGGCAGAAAGGCGGGGTGTAATTGAAACGGATTGAACAAAAAATGTTGGCTTTGGAAAAAGCTCTACAGCATGTGAACGACCCCGACAATATAATCATCTATGAGCCGGGCCCGGGCGAACCGGAAAAATCTATTGAACATTTCCATAAGCAGTACCCTGATTATGACGGAGTGCTCATAATTTTGCCCGAAATCGAAAGGGATGATGATTGAGGCGCGGCCATGACAAATGAAGAATTAGCCCAGCGTATACAGGCAGGACAGCGGGAATATGAGGCAAAGCTGTGGCGACAAGTCAAGCGGTTTATTTCTGCAAGGGCGATACCATACGCTATGTATTTAGACGGACGTTCCGCTGATATAGAGGATTTGGAACAGGCCGGATATTTCGCGATGTTGGAAGCAGTGCGTTATTTCCGGCCAGAAGGTGAATACGGCTATCTTACTTATTTGTCGTGGACACTCAAAAAGAGCTTTGCGGAAGTCGCGGGGATAGAAACGAGCAAACGAGATGCTTCTCGGTTTTCCATTAGCCTTGATGAGCCTATAACTCGTGACGATGGCAGCGATAACCGTATAGATTTTATTGCTGATAAGCAATCACAAGAGCCATTTCAACGGATTGACGAAAACGGATATATCCTGTTTGTAAGGGCAGCCATCTTGGAGGCCATGAGGCCCCTTAGCGAACGGAGGCAAGAAATTCTTATTCTCACCTATTGGGGGAATTTTTCATTTGCTCAAATAGCTGAAATAATCGGCCCAATAAATCCCCGGACAGTAGAGCAGACACATTACGAGGCATTGCGCTGGCTTAGAACTTTTAGGCGTTCTTTGCATGACCTTATTTATGGGTTTGATGCTCAGTCGAATTACTCATATGACCCTGACCTGGAGCAATTCGGGAACGGTGGTACCAGCACAGCGGAGCAGGCGGACTATGCACTTATGAATTGGGGGCGACGGAATGGAAAGTAATAGACACAAGCAAGCGCAAGAACTTTTATTATCAATCATTGATAATGGCGGTGAAGGATATGCTGCCCGGTTTCAAATGCTCGTATCACTAGCTAAACGGTACGAGCATGACGAAACTGCCAGGTTGATCATTGACGAAGCTGTGAGAGCTGCCGAGCGTCTCAAGTTTCCTCAGGAAGAGATAGACATATTTAAAGAACTTTTCATGTGCCGTCAAATGACCAGGCGCATGATTGCGGAAAATCATTTTATGACCGTTAGAACGGTATGGAATAAACAGAAGGATTTTTTTACAAGGATTATGCCCCTGGTGTTTGGAATTGACGGGATACCGTTTGAAAAAGGAAAACTCTATGCCGAAGATTAGCATAATTGTTCCTGTGTATAACGTTGGGCTATATATCGCAGAGTGCCTGCGAAGCATCCAGTATCAAACGTTTAAAGATTTTGAGGCTATTCTTATTGATGACGGCAGCACAGACACGAGTAGCCAGGTTTGTGATTGGTTCGCAGAACATGATTCCCGCTTTCGTGTCATTCACAAGGTAAACGGCGGGGTTTCCTCCGCTCGCAATGCTGGCCTTGCAACGGTTAAGGGTGAATACATTGGATTTGTAGACCCTGACGATAAGATTTCCCCTGATTTCTACTCCTTGCTCATAAAAGCATTATCAGAAAACGATGCTGATGTTTCCATTTCTCACATTCGGGTAATTACAGAAAATGGTTCTGATTATCCTTTGCCGCAATTTTTCACAACACCACCGGAAAGAGAATTAATTGATAAACACAATATAATGGCGCGTTATGCTGAAGGCGGCGTATTATGCCCTGCTGTGTATGATAAATTATATAGGTTTCGCCTTTTTAGCGGCATAACATTCCCTGACAATATATCATTATTTGAGGATGGGGCGGTTATGTCGAAAATTTTAAGCAGAGCTACACTGCTAATAACAGAACCGGATGCTGTTTATTATTATCGCAGGCGGAAAGGCAGCCTAACCAATAAAAAGATTAATTTCGATGAATTCATAG from Acetonema longum DSM 6540 encodes the following:
- a CDS encoding glycosyltransferase family 2 protein: MPKISIIVPVYNVGLYIAECLRSIQYQTFKDFEAILIDDGSTDTSSQVCDWFAEHDSRFRVIHKVNGGVSSARNAGLATVKGEYIGFVDPDDKISPDFYSLLIKALSENDADVSISHIRVITENGSDYPLPQFFTTPPERELIDKHNIMARYAEGGVLCPAVYDKLYRFRLFSGITFPDNISLFEDGAVMSKILSRATLLITEPDAVYYYRRRKGSLTNKKINFDEFIEMTEAVEIARKTIIENQPTLEEDANIFSTFYKISGLITLLSSRRQK
- a CDS encoding sigma-70 family RNA polymerase sigma factor, whose product is MTNEELAQRIQAGQREYEAKLWRQVKRFISARAIPYAMYLDGRSADIEDLEQAGYFAMLEAVRYFRPEGEYGYLTYLSWTLKKSFAEVAGIETSKRDASRFSISLDEPITRDDGSDNRIDFIADKQSQEPFQRIDENGYILFVRAAILEAMRPLSERRQEILILTYWGNFSFAQIAEIIGPINPRTVEQTHYEALRWLRTFRRSLHDLIYGFDAQSNYSYDPDLEQFGNGGTSTAEQADYALMNWGRRNGK